TCGGCGGCTAGTGGGCTTGTTCCTGGGAAGCCTACGACGGAGCCTGTGTTATTTTTGTGTTCAAGCACTTTATGCGGATTGAGTCCGTCGGGGTTGTAGATTCCTCCCTTCGAGTCGCTGACGGCGATGATTTTAGCTCCGTATTCGTCGTAGAGAATTTTGGCCGCGTTGTATCCAACGTTTCCGTAACCCTGTATCACGACCTTAGTATCTTTGAGGGGCTTGCTCATCGCCTTGAAGAATTCTCTCGCTGTTATGACGACTCCACGCGAAGTGGCGTCAAGTCTTCCGAGACTTCCATAGAGACTGATGGG
This DNA window, taken from Aigarchaeota archaeon, encodes the following:
- a CDS encoding glutamate dehydrogenase; amino-acid sequence: MTRRYTSMIYDVIGPYLDIPGPDVYTDAQTMAWMVDTYSMTRGVFTPEVATGKPISLYGSLGRLDATSRGVVITAREFFKAMSKPLKDTKVVIQGYGNVGYNAAKILYDEYGAKIIAVSDSKGGIYNPDGLNPHKVLEHKNNTGSVVGFPGTSPLAA